The Lemur catta isolate mLemCat1 chromosome X, mLemCat1.pri, whole genome shotgun sequence genome has a window encoding:
- the LOC123628333 gene encoding peptidyl-prolyl cis-trans isomerase A-like, with protein MVNPTMFFYIAIDSEPLGSISFELFADKDPKTAENFPVLSTGEKGFGYKGSCFHRIIPGFMCQGGDFTRHNGTGGKSIYGEKFDDENFFLKHTGPGTLSMANAGPNTNGSQFFICTAKTEWLDGKHVVFGKVKEGMNIVEAMERFESRNGKTSKKITIADCGQL; from the coding sequence ATGGTCAACCCCACCATGTTCTTCTATATCGCCATCGACAGCGAGCCCTTGGGCAGCATCTCCTTTGAGCTGTTTGCAGACAAAGATCCAAAGACAGCAGAAAACTTTCCTGTTCTGAGCACTGGTGAGAAAGGATTTGGCTATAAGGGTTCCTGCTTTCACAGAATTATTCCAGGGTTTATGTGCCAGGGTGGTGACTTTACACGCCATAATGGTACTGGTGGCAAGTCTATCTACGGGGAGAAATTTGATGATGAGAACTTCTTCCTGAAGCATACAGGTCCTGGCACCTTGTCCATGGCAAATGCTGGACCCAACACAAACGGTTCCCAATTTTTCATCTGCACTGCCAAGACTGAGTGGTTGGATGGCAAGCATGTGGTCTTTGGCAAGGTGAAAGAAGGGATGAATATTGTGGAAGCCATGGAGCGCTTTGAGTCCAGGAATGGCAAGACCAGCAAGAAGATCACCATTGCTGACTGTGGACAACTCTAA